The proteins below are encoded in one region of Oncorhynchus kisutch isolate 150728-3 linkage group LG14, Okis_V2, whole genome shotgun sequence:
- the LOC116353322 gene encoding uncharacterized protein LOC116353322 codes for MFTVRSYEQASQYRLPDTPFNTVTIHHPEGNMLLQQPISFHLRASSRRHSYHIIIVFLSIFIIFIIIFFFIMMFRVLIHLAALPLWVTGQVFSSMVHQRPVALTEGPGGDVQLTCSHTIPNYYVILWYKQSAGDTAMKLIGYAYTKLITMEKSFEKHFNVSGDGGKEAYLHLLSLRGPEHCAVYYCAASQHSDVDFLLFSTKTLSDGNIRPRLRTPASEV; via the exons atgttcacagtgaggtcctATGAGCAAGCTTCACAGTACAGGCTTCCTGACACTCCCTTTAACACTGTCACTATCCACCACCCTGAAGGAAACAtgctactacaacagccaatcTCCTTTCACCTCAGAGCTTCCTCCAGGAGACACTCATATCACATCATCATCGTCTTCCTCAGCAtattcatcatcttcatcattatCTTTTTCTTCATCATGATGTTCAGAGTTCTGATTCACCTGGCAGCTCTACCACTCTGGGTGACAG gGCAGGTGTTTAGTAGCATGGTTCATCAGAGGCCTGTGGCACTAACagaaggtcctggaggagacgTTCAACTCACCTGCAGCCATACGATCCCTAACTACTACGTGATACTATGGTACAAACAGTCAGCAGGAGACACTGCTATGAAACTCATTGGTTATGCATATACCAAGTTAATAACCATGGAGAAATCATTTGAAAAGCACTTCAATGTGAGTGGAGATGGTGGGAAAGAGGCTTATCTTCATCTATTGAGTCTGAGAGGACCTGAACACTGTGCAGTTTATTACTGTGCAGCCAGCCAACACAGTGATGTAGACTTCCTCCTGTTCTCTACTAAAACCCTGTCTGATGGTAATATTAGACCACGGCTCAGAACACCTGCATCTGAGGTTTGA